Proteins encoded within one genomic window of Macaca thibetana thibetana isolate TM-01 chromosome 3, ASM2454274v1, whole genome shotgun sequence:
- the MRAP gene encoding melanocortin-2 receptor accessory protein isoform X2 — protein sequence MSWSGSPQMKNSPKHHQTCPWSHSLSLQLCIQKCLPCHREPLGTSRAQARSVEPGSRTDPDQLLRQESSSTLPLGVFQTHPTLLWELTLSGGPLVRSKPSEPPPGDRTSQLQS from the coding sequence GAACAGCCCCAAGCACCACCAAACATGCCCCTGGAgtcacagcctcagcctccagctctGCATCCAGAAGTGCCTGCCGTGCCACAGGGAACCCCTGGGGACCTCACGGGCTCAGGCGCGTTCAGTGGAGCCAGGGAGCAGAACTGACCCTGACCAGCTGCTACGACAGGAGAGCTCCTCCACCTTGCCCCTTGGGGTTTTCCAGACCCACCCCACTCTCCTCTGGGAACTGACCCTCAGTGGGGGTCCCCTCGTCAGAAGCAAGCCCAGCGAGCCTCCCCCTGGAGACAGGACCTCTCAATTGCAGAGCTGA